The following proteins are co-located in the Microbacterium immunditiarum genome:
- a CDS encoding DUF3499 family protein → MRERFCSKVGCAREAVSTLTYDYGDQMAAIGPLGGTHDPHAHDLCAIHTERLSVPKGWVVVRHETLQV, encoded by the coding sequence ATGCGCGAGAGATTCTGCTCCAAGGTCGGGTGCGCCCGCGAGGCGGTGTCGACCCTGACGTACGACTACGGCGACCAGATGGCCGCGATCGGCCCCCTCGGCGGCACGCACGACCCGCACGCCCACGACCTGTGCGCGATCCACACCGAGCGGCTGTCCGTGCCGAAGGGCTGGGTCGTCGTGCGGCACGAGACGCTGCAGGTCTGA
- a CDS encoding stage II sporulation protein M, translating to MDLDALAAARRAEWARLDELSRARRLAGAEVDELVTRYRAASADLADIKTSAGRTSHGDHVSTMLARARLRLTGAPENVLRQIPRFFVLQLPAALYRVRWTTLVIAVAFVAVTTVVAGWVSSDPALVASLGDRAQLEQYAENEFTDYYTENPAAVFAGTVWTNNAWIAAQCVLFGITGLWPIMVLVQNAVGVGTAAAVMIAFDRADVFVLYILPHGLLELTAVFVAAAAGLHIFWAWIAPGPRRRGEALAAAGRSLATVAIGLVIVLAVSGAIEGFVTGQPWPWPLKIGIGAGALALFLVYMLLVGGRAHRAGETGDLTEYETGTPTLTAG from the coding sequence ATGGACCTGGACGCCCTCGCCGCCGCCCGCCGCGCGGAGTGGGCGCGGCTCGACGAACTGAGCCGCGCGCGGCGGCTCGCCGGCGCCGAGGTCGACGAGCTCGTGACGCGGTATCGCGCGGCATCCGCCGACCTCGCCGACATCAAGACGTCGGCCGGCCGCACCTCGCACGGCGACCACGTCTCGACGATGCTCGCTCGCGCCCGCCTGCGGCTCACGGGTGCGCCCGAGAACGTGCTGCGTCAGATCCCGCGGTTCTTCGTGCTGCAGCTTCCGGCCGCCCTGTACCGCGTGCGGTGGACGACGCTCGTCATCGCTGTCGCGTTCGTCGCGGTGACGACGGTCGTGGCCGGGTGGGTGTCGTCCGATCCGGCGCTCGTCGCGAGCCTCGGGGATCGTGCCCAGCTCGAGCAGTACGCCGAGAACGAGTTCACCGACTACTACACCGAGAACCCCGCCGCGGTGTTCGCCGGCACCGTGTGGACGAACAACGCGTGGATCGCCGCGCAGTGCGTCCTGTTCGGCATCACGGGCCTGTGGCCGATCATGGTGCTCGTGCAGAACGCCGTCGGCGTCGGCACGGCCGCGGCCGTCATGATCGCCTTCGACCGGGCGGACGTCTTCGTGCTGTACATCCTCCCGCACGGCCTGCTCGAACTCACGGCGGTCTTCGTCGCGGCGGCGGCCGGGCTGCACATCTTCTGGGCGTGGATCGCACCCGGTCCGCGCCGGCGTGGGGAGGCGCTCGCCGCTGCGGGACGGTCCCTCGCGACGGTCGCGATCGGGCTCGTGATCGTGCTCGCGGTGTCGGGCGCGATCGAGGGCTTCGTGACGGGGCAGCCGTGGCCGTGGCCGCTCAAGATCGGCATCGGCGCCGGTGCCCTCGCGCTCTTCCTCGTCTACATGCTGCTTGTGGGAGGGCGCGCGCACCGCGCGGGCGAGACGGGCGACCTGACCGAGTACGAGACGGGCACTCCGACGCTCACGGCGGGCTGA
- the katG gene encoding catalase/peroxidase HPI: MTQIDDTSGIGENPTDIDQSVTVTDTEEAYAEQAETCPVIHTQPHPATGSANRVWWPNQLNLKILAKNPAERNPLGEEFDYKAAFLSLDLAAVKKDIAETLTTSQDWWPADFGHYGPLIIRMAWHSAGTYRVTDGRGGGGAGQQRFAPLNSWPDNVNLDKARRILWPVKKKYGQKLSWADLMILAGNVALETMGFKTFGFAGGRPDVWEPDDDVYWGPETTWLGDERYKGDRELEKPLAAVQMGLIYVNPEGPNGNPDPIAAARDIRETFGRMAMNDEETVALIAGGHTFGKTHGAASDSHVADNPEAAGLEEQGLGWKNSYGTGKGDDTITSGLEVTWTYHPTRWDNEFFHILYAYEWELMASPAGAHQWRPKNGMGADMVPLAHSDGKREPRMLTTDLALRFDPEYDKVSRRFKDDPDAFADAFARAWFKLTHRDMGPIERYLGSEVPGEELIWQDRVPPVDHPLIDAADAAALKQKVLESGLTVSQLVSATWAAASTFRGSDKRGGVNGARIRLAPQKDWAVNNPAQLATVLSTLGGIQRDFNAAQADGKKVSLADLIVLAGNAAVEKAAKDAGVDVEVVFHPGRTDASQEQTDVESFQYLEPVADGFRNYQGPLAELPAEYHLIDKANLLTLTAPEMTVLVGGLRVLGANWDGSEYGVFTDRPGALTNDFFVNLLDLGTTWKPLDPGSHAFEGRKDGSGELVGRGTRVDLLFGSNSELRALAEVYASDDAREKFVRDFAAAWGKVTELDRFDLR; the protein is encoded by the coding sequence ATGACACAGATCGATGACACCAGCGGCATCGGCGAGAACCCGACCGACATCGACCAGTCCGTCACCGTCACCGACACCGAAGAGGCCTACGCCGAGCAGGCCGAGACGTGCCCGGTGATCCACACGCAGCCGCACCCCGCGACGGGATCGGCGAACCGCGTGTGGTGGCCGAACCAGCTGAACCTCAAGATCCTCGCGAAGAACCCCGCGGAGCGCAACCCGCTCGGCGAGGAGTTCGACTACAAGGCGGCGTTCCTGAGCCTCGACCTCGCCGCCGTGAAGAAGGACATCGCCGAGACCCTCACGACGTCGCAGGACTGGTGGCCCGCCGACTTCGGACACTACGGTCCGCTCATCATCCGCATGGCGTGGCACAGCGCCGGCACGTACCGCGTGACCGACGGCCGCGGAGGCGGCGGGGCAGGCCAGCAGCGCTTCGCGCCGCTGAACAGCTGGCCCGACAACGTCAACCTCGACAAGGCCCGCCGCATCCTGTGGCCGGTCAAGAAGAAGTACGGCCAGAAGCTCTCGTGGGCCGACCTCATGATCCTCGCCGGCAACGTCGCGCTCGAGACGATGGGCTTCAAGACCTTCGGCTTCGCCGGCGGCCGTCCCGACGTGTGGGAGCCGGACGACGACGTGTACTGGGGCCCCGAGACCACGTGGCTCGGCGACGAGCGCTACAAGGGCGACCGAGAGCTCGAGAAGCCTCTCGCGGCCGTGCAGATGGGCCTCATCTACGTCAACCCCGAGGGTCCGAACGGCAACCCCGACCCGATCGCGGCGGCCCGCGACATCCGCGAGACGTTCGGCCGCATGGCCATGAACGACGAGGAGACCGTCGCGCTCATCGCCGGTGGCCACACGTTCGGAAAGACGCACGGCGCGGCATCCGACTCTCACGTGGCCGACAACCCCGAGGCCGCCGGCCTCGAGGAGCAGGGCCTCGGCTGGAAGAACTCCTACGGCACCGGCAAGGGCGACGACACGATCACGAGCGGCCTCGAGGTCACGTGGACGTACCACCCGACCCGCTGGGACAACGAGTTCTTCCACATCCTGTACGCGTACGAGTGGGAGCTCATGGCGAGCCCCGCGGGCGCGCACCAGTGGCGTCCGAAGAACGGCATGGGGGCCGACATGGTCCCGCTGGCGCACTCCGACGGCAAGCGCGAGCCGCGCATGCTCACGACCGACCTCGCCCTGCGATTCGACCCGGAGTACGACAAGGTCTCGCGCCGCTTCAAGGACGACCCGGATGCCTTCGCCGACGCCTTCGCGCGCGCGTGGTTCAAGCTGACCCACCGCGACATGGGCCCGATCGAGCGCTACCTCGGCTCCGAGGTGCCCGGCGAGGAGCTCATCTGGCAGGACCGCGTCCCGCCGGTCGACCACCCGCTCATCGACGCGGCCGACGCCGCGGCGCTCAAGCAGAAGGTGCTCGAGTCGGGCCTCACGGTCTCGCAGCTCGTGTCGGCGACGTGGGCGGCCGCCTCGACGTTCCGCGGCAGCGACAAGCGCGGCGGCGTCAACGGCGCCCGCATCCGCCTCGCGCCGCAGAAGGACTGGGCGGTCAACAACCCCGCCCAGCTCGCGACCGTGCTCTCCACGCTCGGCGGGATCCAGCGCGACTTCAACGCCGCGCAGGCCGACGGCAAGAAGGTCTCGCTCGCCGACCTCATCGTGCTCGCGGGCAACGCGGCCGTCGAGAAGGCTGCGAAGGACGCGGGTGTCGACGTCGAGGTGGTCTTCCACCCGGGTCGCACGGATGCCTCGCAGGAGCAGACCGACGTCGAGTCGTTCCAGTACCTGGAGCCCGTCGCCGACGGATTCCGCAACTACCAGGGCCCGCTCGCGGAGCTCCCGGCCGAGTACCACCTCATCGACAAGGCGAACCTGCTGACGCTGACCGCGCCGGAGATGACGGTGCTCGTCGGCGGCCTGCGCGTCCTCGGCGCGAACTGGGACGGTTCCGAGTACGGCGTGTTCACCGACCGCCCCGGCGCGCTGACGAACGATTTCTTCGTCAACCTGCTCGACCTCGGCACGACGTGGAAGCCGCTCGACCCGGGTTCGCACGCGTTCGAGGGCCGCAAGGACGGCTCGGGCGAGCTCGTCGGCCGCGGCACGCGCGTCGACCTCCTGTTCGGCTCGAACTCCGAGCTGCGCGCGCTCGCCGAGGTCTACGCCTCGGACGACGCCCGCGAGAAGTTCGTGCGCGACTTCGCCGCCGCGTGGGGCAAGGTCACGGAGCTCGACCGCTTCGACCTGCGCTGA
- a CDS encoding DUF5719 family protein: MSDRRIFRWATTGARAIAGTVVAVAFVVAVVTAAGVPWPTYERRPVEVAAMPVPSASVLVCSGDLLALGQIVEDPDQVVVAASQSVVSGAEDGAMAEFVLGGPGAPRAYSKEPDGSRRVAVAASGAAAADTPFLRGYAASACRPPLIESWLVGGSGETGAADIVVISNPGRVAATVELTVFGATGPVVPPGGAAIVIPAGQQHVVPLAGLARGEASPIVRVSASGAPVTASLQTSITRTLATGGVDQVEAIASPETDQIIAGVPVMAGAAADGQVATIARVLSPTAAGTATLTVTDARNATPAREPQPIALSAGLPIEVDLGGLPPGDYTVEVTADVPILAAVWQTTDFAPGADFAWYTPAPELEGTAMLAVPAGPLRTLSLVNRGEAEAIVSVSDGEQSSQTVVPPLGSTVVRIATQGLVTLEATAPVHASLSLTGDGALAGFPVWPADTGSESIVVYP; the protein is encoded by the coding sequence ATGAGTGACCGTCGGATCTTCCGCTGGGCCACCACCGGCGCCCGCGCCATCGCCGGCACCGTCGTCGCCGTCGCGTTCGTCGTCGCCGTCGTGACCGCGGCGGGAGTGCCGTGGCCGACCTACGAGCGGCGCCCGGTCGAGGTCGCCGCGATGCCCGTTCCGTCGGCGTCGGTGCTCGTGTGCTCCGGCGATCTCCTCGCGCTCGGACAGATCGTGGAGGACCCCGACCAAGTGGTCGTCGCCGCCTCACAGTCCGTCGTCTCCGGGGCCGAGGACGGGGCGATGGCCGAGTTCGTCCTCGGCGGCCCGGGGGCCCCGAGGGCCTACAGCAAGGAGCCTGACGGGTCGCGGCGCGTCGCGGTCGCTGCATCCGGCGCGGCGGCCGCCGACACGCCCTTCCTGCGCGGCTACGCCGCCTCGGCCTGCCGTCCGCCCCTCATCGAGTCGTGGCTCGTCGGCGGCTCGGGCGAGACCGGCGCGGCCGACATCGTCGTCATCTCCAACCCGGGACGCGTCGCGGCGACGGTCGAGCTCACCGTGTTCGGCGCGACCGGACCGGTCGTGCCGCCCGGAGGTGCGGCGATCGTCATCCCGGCGGGTCAGCAGCATGTCGTGCCGCTGGCCGGCCTCGCCCGCGGCGAGGCGAGCCCGATCGTCAGGGTGAGCGCGAGCGGCGCGCCGGTGACGGCGTCATTGCAGACGAGCATCACTCGCACGCTCGCGACGGGCGGCGTCGACCAGGTCGAGGCGATCGCGAGCCCGGAGACGGATCAGATCATCGCCGGCGTGCCCGTCATGGCCGGCGCGGCCGCCGACGGGCAGGTCGCGACGATCGCGCGCGTGCTCTCGCCCACGGCGGCCGGCACAGCGACCCTGACGGTCACTGATGCGCGCAACGCGACGCCGGCGCGCGAGCCGCAGCCGATCGCCCTCTCGGCGGGACTTCCGATCGAGGTCGACCTCGGCGGGCTGCCGCCGGGCGACTACACGGTCGAGGTGACCGCGGATGTCCCGATCCTCGCTGCGGTCTGGCAGACGACGGACTTCGCGCCCGGTGCGGACTTCGCGTGGTACACGCCCGCGCCGGAGCTCGAGGGGACCGCGATGCTCGCCGTTCCCGCCGGGCCGCTGCGCACGCTGAGCCTCGTCAACCGCGGCGAGGCGGAGGCGATCGTGAGCGTGAGCGACGGCGAGCAGTCGTCGCAGACCGTCGTTCCGCCGCTCGGATCGACGGTCGTGCGCATCGCGACGCAGGGCCTGGTGACGCTGGAGGCCACGGCACCCGTGCATGCGAGCCTGTCGCTGACCGGCGACGGTGCGCTCGCCGGTTTCCCTGTGTGGCCCGCCGACACGGGCTCCGAGTCCATCGTCGTCTATCCCTGA
- a CDS encoding metallopeptidase family protein, translating to MAWRRTRSAVRRPARHGRHGREGRSPVVRPPLPPLDTRVDRFDLAVTTAAEFLRSAWPELRDVRFEVADMPPAADAEGIPRWKVLADERRIILYRLPIERLSHLHRNDDLHRRMMVESCVFRAAAEYLDRDPWDLGPERFRYF from the coding sequence ATGGCGTGGCGCAGAACCCGGAGCGCCGTGCGGCGGCCCGCGCGGCACGGTCGTCACGGGCGCGAAGGACGCAGCCCCGTGGTGCGGCCGCCCCTTCCTCCGCTCGACACGCGCGTCGACCGGTTCGACCTCGCGGTCACGACCGCCGCCGAGTTCCTCCGCTCGGCGTGGCCCGAGCTGCGCGACGTGCGCTTCGAGGTCGCCGACATGCCGCCCGCGGCCGACGCCGAGGGCATCCCGCGCTGGAAGGTGCTCGCCGACGAGCGGCGCATCATCCTCTACCGCCTGCCGATCGAGCGGCTCAGCCACCTCCACCGCAACGACGATCTCCACCGCCGCATGATGGTGGAGAGCTGCGTTTTCCGGGCCGCCGCGGAGTACCTCGACCGCGACCCGTGGGACCTCGGACCGGAGCGCTTCCGGTACTTCTGA
- the ahcY gene encoding adenosylhomocysteinase has protein sequence MPIDVSPRSASTDAAAKASVGRLDYEVADLSLAEAGRHQIRLAENEMPGLMALREEFGPTQPLQGARIAGSLHMTVQTAVLIETLVALGAQVRWASCNIFSTQDEAAAAVVVGPNGTVEAPAGVPVFAWKGETLEEYWRLADRIFDWTAEGADGPNLILDDGGDATLLVHKGVEFENSGAVPDPSAGSGTGDTASAEYRVVLDTLRASLARDPQRFTRIAKDLIGVTEETTTGVHRLYELSAKGELLFPAINVNDSVTKSKFDNIYGIRHSLPDGINRATDVLIGGKVAFVAGYGDVGKGAAEALRGQGARVIVGEIDPICALQAAMDGYQVARLDDVIGEVDIVITGTGNTRVVTVEHLLGLKHLAIVGNVGHFDDEIDMAGLEALPGVEKVEIKPQVHEWRLPNGRSVLVLSEGRLLNLGNATGHPSFVMSASFANQVLAQIELFTRRAQYPTGVYTLPKTLDEKVARLHLSALGAQLTELTPEQAAYLGVPVEGPYKLDHYRY, from the coding sequence ATGCCGATCGACGTCTCGCCTCGCTCCGCCTCGACCGACGCTGCCGCTAAGGCATCCGTCGGTCGCCTCGACTATGAGGTCGCCGACCTCTCGCTCGCCGAGGCGGGCCGCCACCAGATTCGTCTCGCCGAGAACGAGATGCCCGGCCTCATGGCGCTGCGCGAGGAGTTCGGTCCGACGCAGCCCCTCCAGGGCGCGCGCATCGCCGGCTCGCTGCACATGACGGTGCAGACCGCCGTGCTCATCGAGACCCTCGTCGCGCTCGGCGCGCAGGTGCGCTGGGCGAGCTGCAACATCTTCTCGACGCAGGACGAGGCCGCCGCCGCCGTCGTCGTCGGACCCAACGGCACGGTAGAGGCTCCCGCGGGCGTCCCCGTGTTCGCGTGGAAGGGCGAGACGCTCGAGGAGTACTGGCGCCTCGCCGACCGCATCTTCGACTGGACGGCCGAGGGCGCTGACGGCCCGAACCTCATCCTCGACGACGGCGGCGACGCGACCCTGCTCGTGCACAAGGGCGTCGAGTTCGAGAACTCGGGCGCCGTTCCCGACCCTTCGGCGGGCTCGGGGACCGGTGACACGGCATCCGCGGAGTACCGCGTCGTGCTCGACACGCTGCGCGCGAGCCTCGCGCGCGATCCGCAGCGCTTCACGCGCATCGCGAAGGACCTCATCGGCGTCACCGAGGAGACGACGACCGGCGTGCACCGCCTGTACGAGCTCTCGGCGAAGGGGGAGCTGCTGTTCCCCGCGATCAACGTCAACGACTCGGTGACGAAGTCGAAGTTCGACAACATCTACGGCATCCGCCACTCGCTGCCCGACGGCATCAACCGCGCGACCGACGTGCTCATCGGCGGCAAGGTCGCCTTCGTGGCCGGCTACGGCGACGTCGGCAAGGGTGCGGCTGAGGCGCTGCGCGGCCAGGGCGCACGCGTCATCGTCGGCGAGATCGACCCGATCTGCGCGCTGCAGGCCGCGATGGACGGCTACCAGGTCGCGCGTCTCGACGACGTGATCGGCGAGGTCGACATCGTCATCACGGGAACGGGCAACACGCGCGTCGTGACCGTCGAGCATCTCCTCGGCCTCAAGCACCTCGCGATCGTCGGCAACGTCGGCCACTTCGACGACGAGATCGACATGGCGGGGCTCGAGGCGCTCCCGGGCGTCGAGAAGGTCGAGATCAAGCCGCAGGTGCACGAGTGGCGCCTGCCGAACGGCCGCAGCGTGCTCGTGCTGAGCGAGGGGCGCCTGCTCAACCTCGGCAACGCCACGGGGCATCCGTCGTTCGTCATGAGCGCGTCGTTCGCGAATCAGGTGCTCGCGCAGATCGAGCTGTTCACGCGGCGCGCGCAGTACCCCACGGGGGTCTACACGCTTCCGAAGACGCTCGACGAGAAGGTCGCGCGCCTGCACCTGTCCGCCCTCGGTGCCCAGTTGACCGAGCTCACGCCCGAGCAGGCGGCCTACCTCGGCGTGCCGGTCGAGGGGCCGTACAAGCTCGACCACTACCGGTACTGA
- a CDS encoding Fur family transcriptional regulator: MITDPHPDAQTAIRGAGLRVTESRRAVYEALCEHPHASADDVFARVVATVPSTSLQSVYNALNDFVDAGLVRRIEPAGRAGLFELRVSDNHHHIVCRSCGAVEDVDCVHGAAPCLQPSGEHGYALEVAEVTFWGLCPACSTDVAA; this comes from the coding sequence ATGATCACCGACCCGCACCCCGATGCCCAGACCGCGATCCGCGGCGCCGGGCTCCGGGTGACGGAGTCGCGGAGAGCCGTCTACGAAGCCCTGTGCGAGCACCCGCACGCGAGCGCCGACGACGTGTTCGCGCGGGTCGTCGCCACCGTGCCCAGCACGAGCCTGCAGTCGGTCTACAACGCGCTCAACGACTTCGTCGACGCCGGCCTCGTGCGCCGCATCGAGCCCGCCGGCCGGGCGGGGCTCTTCGAGCTGCGCGTCTCCGACAACCACCACCACATCGTGTGCCGCTCGTGCGGCGCGGTCGAAGACGTCGACTGCGTGCACGGCGCGGCGCCCTGCCTGCAGCCGTCCGGCGAGCACGGCTACGCGCTCGAGGTCGCCGAGGTCACCTTCTGGGGCCTGTGCCCCGCATGCTCGACCGACGTGGCCGCCTGA
- a CDS encoding RDD family protein, with amino-acid sequence MPDPAPSPGPGISVVQLHQDEILTGEAVALDVQPLGYFLRALGTLIDILVGVIVLILFALVTSWLLAQEAIDPNILPILTIAVLVLVMVVIPTVVETTTRGRSLGRLAVGGRIVRVDGGASGSRQAFIRALIGVIELWFTFGAVAAIVGAFTPRSQRLGDLVAGTYSERTRTPRLPEAAPGVPPSLAAWAATADVARLPDTLARRIARFAQSADRLDPPARVRLASTLAHETRAFVSPVPAADPETFLRAVAAVRRERELRALTLEAQRVDALTAAGPAAPRGFPAR; translated from the coding sequence ATGCCCGACCCCGCCCCTTCGCCCGGACCCGGGATCTCGGTGGTGCAGCTGCACCAGGACGAGATCCTCACGGGCGAAGCCGTCGCCCTCGACGTGCAGCCGCTGGGGTACTTCCTGCGCGCGCTCGGCACGCTGATCGACATCCTCGTCGGCGTCATCGTGCTGATCCTGTTCGCGCTCGTGACATCGTGGCTCCTCGCGCAGGAGGCGATCGACCCGAACATCCTGCCCATCCTCACGATCGCGGTGCTCGTGCTGGTGATGGTCGTGATCCCGACCGTCGTCGAGACGACGACGCGGGGGCGCAGCCTCGGACGCCTCGCGGTGGGCGGCCGCATCGTTCGCGTCGACGGCGGGGCATCCGGCTCCCGTCAGGCGTTCATCCGCGCACTCATCGGCGTCATCGAGCTCTGGTTCACCTTCGGCGCGGTCGCGGCGATCGTGGGCGCCTTCACCCCGCGGTCGCAACGGCTGGGCGACCTCGTGGCAGGGACCTACTCGGAGCGCACGCGCACACCGCGGCTCCCCGAGGCCGCGCCGGGCGTGCCGCCGTCGCTCGCGGCGTGGGCTGCGACAGCCGACGTCGCTCGCCTTCCGGACACGCTGGCCCGGCGCATCGCGCGGTTCGCGCAGAGCGCCGACCGGCTCGATCCTCCGGCGCGGGTGCGGCTCGCGTCGACCCTCGCGCACGAGACGCGGGCGTTCGTGTCGCCCGTGCCGGCGGCCGATCCCGAGACGTTCCTGCGGGCCGTCGCCGCTGTCCGCCGTGAGCGCGAGCTGCGCGCGCTCACGCTCGAGGCGCAGCGCGTCGACGCCCTCACCGCCGCGGGCCCGGCCGCGCCGCGCGGGTTCCCGGCGCGCTGA